The Camelina sativa cultivar DH55 unplaced genomic scaffold, Cs unpScaffold02830, whole genome shotgun sequence DNA window CGACGCCTCACACCATATCGAGTCCAACCGTCAAGAGACTATCCGTTTACTACGATTCTCCTCTTGATGTTGATTGTGCTTGTTATATGTCATTTGACCTGCCAAAGCTTGTCTACCTTGAGTATTCTCACTGTGCCTTGGGTGAGTATTTGCAAGTTAATCTCGAGTCCCTTGTCGAAGCTAAGCTGGACCTTTGGCTGGAAAGAAAGGTCGACAGGCTGGATGTAACTGATCTCATTACAGGGATAAGCAACGTTCAGACCCTGCATCTTTCTCCTGGTTCTGTTGACGTAAGCTTTCCcattttccttctttctttctttcttttgtattgtAAACCTTGGACATTGTTGAACTGTGTTTGTATGTTTCAGGTGATTTATTTACACTGTAAACATGGGCTGCCAGTGTTCAACAATCTTGTTAATTTATCTGTGGGGAGTAAGAATAAAAGAGGTTGGAAACTGCTGGCATATCTGCTTAAGCAGTCTACGAAG harbors:
- the LOC104774435 gene encoding F-box/LRR-repeat protein At3g60040-like, producing MSFDLPKLVYLEYSHCALGEYLQVNLESLVEAKLDLWLERKVDRLDVTDLITGISNVQTLHLSPGSVDVIYLHCKHGLPVFNNLVNLSVGSKNKRGWKLLAYLLKQSTKLETLIVKDLNGYTGDVSMPPNKVKVLHILGYRGTADELKLLKSFLGEFKCLELVQVDVANAAEDDGIILQIKRELLGVSLPSKCQFKVNS